A single genomic interval of Ramlibacter sp. harbors:
- the rplO gene encoding 50S ribosomal protein L15 yields the protein MELNTIKPADGAKHAKRRVGRGIGSGLGKTAGRGHKGQKSRSGGFHKVGFEGGQMPLQRRLPKRGFKSHLLKFNAEVTLTALDKLGLAEVDLLALKQAGLVGEIARVVKVIKAGEIKTAVKLVGIGATAGAKAAIEAAGGSVA from the coding sequence ATGGAACTCAACACTATCAAGCCGGCTGACGGCGCCAAGCACGCCAAGCGTCGCGTCGGTCGCGGCATTGGGTCTGGCCTGGGCAAGACTGCCGGGCGTGGCCACAAGGGTCAGAAATCCCGTTCCGGCGGCTTTCACAAGGTTGGCTTCGAAGGCGGGCAAATGCCGCTGCAGCGCCGCCTGCCGAAGCGGGGTTTCAAATCCCATCTGCTCAAGTTCAATGCCGAGGTGACACTGACGGCGCTCGACAAGTTGGGTCTGGCCGAAGTCGACCTGCTTGCGCTGAAGCAAGCAGGGCTGGTGGGCGAGATTGCCAGGGTGGTCAAGGTCATCAAGGCTGGTGAAATCAAGACCGCCGTGAAACTGGTCGGGATTGGTGCGACGGCTGGTGCCAAGGCGGCCATTGAAGCCGCTGGCGGCTCGGTGGCTTGA